A portion of the Lolium rigidum isolate FL_2022 chromosome 1, APGP_CSIRO_Lrig_0.1, whole genome shotgun sequence genome contains these proteins:
- the LOC124651594 gene encoding E3 ubiquitin-protein ligase ATL6-like — MARKGGRGNGCSSFLVLVVLVAAASDIAAAQGGSGRGPSYPQNFNPSMAVIIVVLVTAFFFLGFFSIYIRRCAGGPLGGPGEHLGAGARPGGIMFLNASAAARSRRMRGLDPATLEAFPTMAYADVKAHKAGKGELECAVCLSEFEDDDILRLLTKCSHAFHADCVDAWLASHVTCPVCRANLLVDAEAPTAAESAAAASTTPEQDLLAATLPVPAQETPTAPPEQVMVVIADAEETEEERIRREEAAELVRIGSVKRALRSKSGRTPAQFPRSHTTGHSLAPPAESADRYTLRLPEHVLQEVVAAGKLRRTRSLTAFREGGRAGGRSVRLGQSGRWPNMPSFLARSLTFSAWGSTRRGEADAPGKGSTKVAGDAMGKAAEQACEGGACPLPLGGRV, encoded by the coding sequence ATGGCCCGGAAGGGTGGCCGCGGTAATGGCTGCAGCTCCTTTCTCGTCCTCGTCGTACTCGTCGCTGCGGCGTCCGACATCGCGGCGGCGCAGGGCGGCTCAGGCCGGGGACCGAGCTACCCGCAGAACTTCAACCCGTCCATGGCGGTCATCATCGTCGTGCTCGTcaccgccttcttcttcctcggcttCTTCTCGATCTACATCCGGCGCTGCGCGGGGGGTCCGCTCGGCGGGCCCGGCGAGCACCTCGGCGCCGGAGCCAGGCCGGGCGGGATCATGTTCCTCAACGCCTCGGCCGCCGCGCGGTCGAGGAGGATGAGGGGGCTGGACCCGGCCACGCTGGAGGCGTTCCCGACCATGGCGTACGCCGACGTGAAGGCGCACAAGGCCGGCAAGGGCGAGCTCGAGTGCGCGGTGTGCCTCAGCGAGTTCGAGGACGACGATATCCTCCGTCTCCTGACCAAGTGCTCCCACGCGTTCCACGCGGACTGCGTCGACGCCTGGCTCGCGTCGCACGTCACCTGCCCCGTCTGTCGCGCGAACCTTCTCGTCGACGCCGAGGCTCCGACGGCGGCCGAGAGTGCTGCTGCTGCGTCGACGACCCCGGAGCAGGATCTTCTAGCTGCGACGTTGCCGGTGCCGGCGCAGGAAACTCCCACGGCGCCGCCGGAGCAGGTGATGGTGGTGATCGCCGACGCcgaggagacggaggaggagaggattAGGCGGGAGGAAGCGGCCGAGCTTGTGCGGATCGGCAGCGTGAAGCGCGCGCTGCGGAGCAAGTCCGGCCGGACTCCCGCGCAGTTCCCGCGCTCGCACACCACGGGACACTCGCTCGCGCCGCCCGCGGAGAGCGCGGATCGGTACACGCTGAGACTGCCCGAGCACGTCCTGCAGGAGGTCGTCGCGGCGGGGAAGCTGCGGCGCACGAGGAGCCTCACGGCGTTCCGAGAGGGCGGCCGCGCCGGCGGGAGGAGCGTCCGGCTCGGCCAGTCCGGCCGGTGGCCCAACATGCCGTCGTTCTTGGCGCGCTCGTTAACGTTCTCGGCGTGGGGCTCGACGAGGCGTGGCGAGGCCGACGCGCCCGGTAAGGGCTCGACGAAGGTCGCCGGCGACGCCATGGGCAAGGCCGCGGAACAGGCGTGCGAAGGCGGGGCGTGCCCGCTGCCACTTGGCGGGCGTGTTTGA